The following are encoded together in the Kribbella sp. CA-293567 genome:
- a CDS encoding anti-sigma factor family protein: MSDPYRQWDAAYLLGALSASDRRAYEEHLRTCPECSAEVASLAGVPGTLAVLPDDRALATITAPPPNLLPGLVRSVQRDQRRKRYRLAAVVAATAATAAVAGVVLQGTLGKDEPAGDTVVLAQTVASKLTADARLVDEPWGTTIEISCRYDELATPSERARGYELYVTDDTGKATLLATWTAAPGTTVKPATTTKLHRDQIKGLDIRGAESGRVLLAITF, from the coding sequence ATGAGTGACCCGTACCGGCAGTGGGACGCGGCCTACCTGCTCGGGGCGCTGTCGGCGAGTGATCGGCGGGCCTACGAGGAGCACCTGCGCACCTGCCCGGAGTGTTCGGCGGAGGTGGCGTCGCTGGCCGGCGTACCGGGGACTCTGGCGGTACTGCCGGACGACCGGGCGCTGGCCACGATCACTGCCCCGCCTCCGAACCTGCTGCCCGGCCTGGTGCGCAGTGTGCAGCGGGACCAGCGACGCAAGCGGTACCGGCTGGCTGCGGTGGTGGCTGCGACAGCCGCCACCGCGGCCGTGGCCGGCGTCGTCCTGCAAGGGACGCTGGGCAAGGACGAGCCGGCCGGCGACACCGTGGTGCTCGCCCAGACGGTCGCGAGCAAGCTGACCGCCGACGCTCGGCTGGTGGACGAGCCGTGGGGGACGACCATCGAGATCAGCTGCCGGTACGACGAACTGGCCACGCCGAGCGAGCGGGCCCGCGGCTACGAGCTCTATGTCACCGACGACACGGGCAAGGCCACGCTGCTCGCGACTTGGACGGCAGCCCCCGGTACGACGGTGAAGCCGGCCACCACGACCAAGCTCCATCGCGATCAGATCAAGGGGCTGGACATCCGCGGCGCCGAGTCCGGCCGGGTGCTGCTCGCGATCACCTTCTGA
- a CDS encoding GAF and ANTAR domain-containing protein, whose protein sequence is MNDELAQVLARMALELYEQPDVEQTVERFLTYARTAIGVDHASVVLVQRGGGLDSEAVTGALAEEADRRQFEVGQGPTLVAVNDQLIVVSADVTTDPRWPAWTVQGLRSALSVRLRTPESTVGALTLYAPTPDRFTSRDTVVAKVYADHAAVAVANARTEATLWEAIEARKLIGQAQGMLMERFNLTGDQAFGVLRRYSQDSNIKLRDVAQRLIATRNLGENL, encoded by the coding sequence GTGAACGACGAGCTGGCCCAGGTGCTGGCTCGGATGGCGCTGGAACTCTATGAGCAGCCCGATGTCGAGCAGACCGTTGAGCGTTTCCTGACCTACGCGCGCACCGCGATCGGCGTCGACCACGCGAGCGTGGTGCTGGTTCAGCGAGGTGGCGGGCTGGATTCCGAAGCTGTCACCGGCGCGCTGGCCGAGGAGGCCGACCGGCGGCAGTTCGAAGTCGGCCAGGGCCCGACCCTGGTCGCGGTCAACGACCAGCTGATCGTCGTGAGCGCCGACGTCACCACCGACCCCCGCTGGCCGGCCTGGACGGTCCAGGGACTGCGCAGCGCCCTCAGCGTGCGACTCCGTACGCCGGAGAGCACGGTCGGAGCGCTCACCCTGTACGCCCCCACTCCCGACCGCTTCACCAGCCGGGACACCGTCGTCGCCAAGGTGTACGCCGACCACGCCGCGGTCGCGGTCGCCAACGCGCGGACCGAGGCGACGTTGTGGGAGGCGATCGAGGCGCGCAAGTTGATCGGTCAAGCTCAGGGGATGCTGATGGAGAGGTTCAACCTGACCGGCGACCAGGCGTTCGGCGTACTGCGCCGCTACTCCCAGGACAGCAACATCAAACTGCGCGATGTGGCGCAGCGGCTGATCGCCACCAGGAATCTTGGCGAAAACCTGTAA
- a CDS encoding sigma-70 family RNA polymerase sigma factor: MADDRAALLRELHDVHAPSLWRFVVRLTGDDRFAEDVVQETLLRAWRRPQILTEDEAGARAWLFTVARNLVIDDRRSARVTREVASDELPERPSADHANAVLDAWLVSDSLAQLSDDHRQVIVRAYYGRRTVTDIAKELDIPAGTVKSRLHYGMRALKLALQERGVTKE; the protein is encoded by the coding sequence ATGGCCGACGATCGAGCGGCGCTGCTGCGGGAGCTGCACGACGTGCACGCTCCCTCGTTGTGGCGGTTCGTCGTCCGGCTGACCGGCGACGACCGGTTCGCCGAGGATGTCGTCCAGGAGACCCTGCTGCGGGCGTGGCGGCGCCCGCAGATCCTGACCGAGGACGAGGCGGGGGCGCGGGCGTGGCTGTTCACGGTGGCGCGCAATCTCGTCATCGACGACCGGCGCAGTGCCCGGGTCACCCGTGAGGTGGCCAGTGACGAGCTGCCGGAGAGACCGAGCGCCGACCACGCGAACGCGGTACTGGACGCGTGGCTGGTGTCCGATTCGCTGGCCCAGCTGTCGGACGACCATCGGCAGGTGATCGTGCGCGCCTACTACGGACGCCGCACGGTCACCGACATCGCCAAGGAGCTCGACATTCCGGCCGGCACGGTCAAGTCGCGGCTGCACTATGGGATGCGAGCGCTGAAGCTCGCGCTGCAGGAGAGGGGGGTGACCAAGGAATGA
- a CDS encoding DoxX family protein produces MSVLERWQDQVVAVFRVVIGFLFASHGAAAIFGVLGTERVAALVWPSWWAAAIQFAGGACVMLGLGTRYAALLCSGSMAYAYFTVHQADALLPVQNGGEKAALFSFAFLLIAFLGSGTWAVERLPVFRQQEARQLATATE; encoded by the coding sequence ATGAGTGTGCTGGAGCGCTGGCAGGATCAGGTGGTGGCGGTTTTCAGGGTGGTGATCGGGTTTCTGTTCGCCAGTCATGGGGCGGCGGCGATCTTCGGGGTGCTGGGGACCGAGCGGGTGGCGGCGCTGGTCTGGCCGAGTTGGTGGGCGGCGGCGATCCAGTTCGCCGGTGGGGCGTGTGTGATGCTCGGGCTCGGCACCCGGTACGCCGCGCTGCTGTGTTCGGGGTCGATGGCCTACGCCTACTTCACCGTTCATCAGGCCGACGCGCTGTTGCCGGTGCAGAACGGTGGGGAGAAGGCGGCGTTGTTCTCGTTCGCGTTCCTGCTGATCGCGTTTCTCGGCTCCGGGACCTGGGCGGTGGAGCGCCTGCCCGTGTTCAGGCAGCAGGAGGCACGGCAGCTGGCAACTGCGACCGAGTGA